The window TGACCGTCGCGCAGGTCGGCCTGGACGGGCCGCCCGAGGTACACGACGTCCGGCGGCCGCTGGCCGGTGGGCGCGGCACGTTCCGGGAGATCCTGGCCAACGTCGTCGCGGTCGCCGGGATCCTCGACGTCACGGTCCGGGTCAACCTGGACACCGGCAACCTCGCGTCGGTGCCCCGGCTGCTGCGGATGCTCGCCGACGCGGGTCTGGCCGGGCGGGTCGCGGTCAGCCCCGGCCATGTCCTGCCGGCCCGGGTCAACCTGCTCGCCCCGAGCGCCGGTTACGCCACCGAATGCCTCTCCCGGCCCGCCTTCGCCGAGGCCGAACAGCGGTTCCTCGCGCTGGCCGGCGAACTCGGCTTCGCCACCCCGCCACCACCGGCACCGACCGGCGCGCCGTGCACCGCGGTCCGCGACAACGAGCTGGTGATCGGCTCCCGCGGCGAGATCTACAAGTGCACCGAGACGGTCGGCGACCCGAACGAGGTGATCGGCGACCTCCGCGACTGGCCGGCACCGGGCGACCGCCTGTCCAAGTGGCTGACCTACGACCCGTTCACCGATCCGGAATGCCGGGCCTGCCCCGCCCTGCCGGTCTGCATGGGCGGCTGCGCCCACCACGCCATGAACAGTTCGTTGGCCGACTCCCGCTGCTCGACCTTCCGATTCCGGCACCGGGACCAGGTCCGCCGCCTGATCGCGGCCCGTACCCGGCGGTGATGTGCCGACCGGGCGATGTGTCAGCGCTGAGCCTTGCGACGGCGTGAATCGCGGATCAGGCGGGGTCCAGCGCGGACCGCAGCGCGCCGCCGTCGCTCCGGTCGAGCACCGGGATCGGTGACCCCGCGTCGGGTAGGCAGAGCCAGCGTCGGCCCGTGGCGTCGGTGAAGGCGACGGCGGTACGCACGGCGGCCGGCTCGGGCGGGCCCGGCTCCCCGAAGGCGACCTCGGCGAACGAGGTGGCCGACTCGTGCGGCCCCAGCACCGCTTGCGGGCTCCCGTTGGAGGAGAGCCGCGGAATCCGCCACGTGCCGTCGGTGTCGGCCCAGTACAGGACCGGTGTCACGGTACGGATCGGGGCCGCGCTGTCGTTGCGCAGTATGAGCTCGGCCCGGTGACCGTCACCGCGCACCCGGGCCTGGACGCTGACCAGCCGGGCCTGGTTCGCTTCGGCCGCCCGGCGTTCGGCGGCCGCCCTGGCCTCGGTGAGCCGGCGCTTGTGCATCTCGTACAGCAGGCCGCTGACCGCCAGCAGGGTGGCGAAGACCGAGCCGATGCCGGCGATCCAGTCCGGAACCGATCCCCAGTCGACCGCGGCCAGCCTCATGACCGGCCTGTCGGCGGCGGGTCGTAGCGGGGGGAACCTGGCGATCCGGGCACACGCACCTCCACAGAGGACGATATCGGCTGTGTCACTCCAGTGGTACCCGCACCAGGGATCGTGGTTCGCGGCCGGCGAGCAACCAGCCGAGGACGGTGGCGATCAGTGGCACGCCGACGGCGATCACGGTCAGATCGATGATCGGTACGCGTGCCAGTTCGCGGAGTTGCTCGGCGGAGGAACCGGCCAGGATGACGGTGTATGCGGCGCCGATGCCCAGGACCGCGCCGAGGAGCGCGAGTCCGCCCGCGGTCGCCGAGGTCAGGGTGCGCCGAATGCCCCGGGTCGCGCCGACCGCGGTCAGGGTGCGCAGGTCACCGGCCGCCTCGGCTCTGATCAGGCCGACGGTCACGGCGAGGATCACCAGCGCGAGCAGCGCTCCGGCGGTGGTGGCGATGGTGCGCAGCGCGAGTAACTCGTCGCTGTCGGCCGGGTCCGATTCGAGGACTCGCGCACCGATCACGATCGCGGCCGGGATCGCCAGCGCCACGCTGATCGCGGCCAGCGCGGCACTGGATCGGGCCTGGTGGCGGGCGAGGTCGCGGAACGCCAGCCGGGTGACGACGGGAAGTCCGGCGGCGGCCGCCGCGAGCAGCCGGATCGCCGACGGCCCGATCGACAGCAGGGCGAACCCGATCGCGAGCGTGCCACCCACGACCAGTGCCACGTCGCCGACCGAGAGCGCGTCGCCGTCGGCGGGCCGGTTGCTCTGCACCAGCCGTAACGCCACGACGCCCAGCACGACCAGCACGGCTGCGGCCACGGCGGACCGACGTGCCCGTTCGGGCCGTGGCGGACGGGCGGACAGCGCGAGCGTCACCGGAAGCCGCGCCGCGGAGTGCGCCGGTCGCCAGGCGGCGACGGTGGCGGCCAGGATCGTGAGCAGGACGGTGACGGCGATCTGGCCCCACGGCAGATCGAGCGGACCGATCCGGTGACCGGCCGCGGTCTCGAACCGGGGCGTGACGGCGAACCAGGCCAGGGCGCCCAGCGGCGTGCCGATCACGGCGGCGGTGGTGCCGACCGCGGCGCCGTGGGCCAGCAGGACGAGCCGCAGGTGCCGTGGGGTGGCGCCGATCGCGGCGAGCATGCCGAGCTGGCGTTGCCGCCGGTGCGCGACGACGGCGAAACCGGCTGCCGCGATGAGCCCGATGAGCAGCATCCCGACGGTGAACACGCTGAACACGCCGGCTGCCGCCTCGACCCAGACCAGCGTCGGGCGCAGGGCGTACGCCGGATGGCCGTTCGCTGCCCGGTACTGCTCGAAACGTCGTGCGGTGGCGTCGGTGAGCAGCGTGACCGACTGCGGTGACCCACCGGCGGTGGGTGCGTCGAGAATGAACTGGGCGCGCAGGTCGGCGGGGTTCTCGACCGTGCCGACGACGGTCCAGGTGCGGCCGGCGACGGTCAGGCGGTCGCCGACGCGGGT of the Actinoplanes sichuanensis genome contains:
- a CDS encoding radical SAM/SPASM domain-containing protein — encoded protein: MKESRYNIWVDDGPRWYVYNGVSGRVVAVPAGRREPIDRYLAGDHDAPADPDLLYALARGQMILPDDLDELDLLRERYAATRRNPHRFHLTVVTSLGCNFGCPYCFEAKHPSLLADDVRQRLLDLVDRRLPGIRELAVLWYGGEPLVGLPALLSLSDELLSRAAGAGVAYRAAIITNGYLLTAPVARRLRDRAVTVAQVGLDGPPEVHDVRRPLAGGRGTFREILANVVAVAGILDVTVRVNLDTGNLASVPRLLRMLADAGLAGRVAVSPGHVLPARVNLLAPSAGYATECLSRPAFAEAEQRFLALAGELGFATPPPPAPTGAPCTAVRDNELVIGSRGEIYKCTETVGDPNEVIGDLRDWPAPGDRLSKWLTYDPFTDPECRACPALPVCMGGCAHHAMNSSLADSRCSTFRFRHRDQVRRLIAARTRR
- a CDS encoding FtsX-like permease family protein, with protein sequence MSRNGGLPARRAVVRWALRLFRREWRQQIAVLTLLTVAVTAAVVAVSAGYHATPPATAAFGTARQSLTLYADGDRPLDARIAQARDWFGTVEVIGHTDLPGPGSAGTVRLRRQDPTGPYGAPMLRLRDGRYPTAPGEAAVTDQIAVRLHTRVGDRLTVAGRTWTVVGTVENPADLRAQFILDAPTAGGSPQSVTLLTDATARRFEQYRAANGHPAYALRPTLVWVEAAAGVFSVFTVGMLLIGLIAAAGFAVVAHRRQRQLGMLAAIGATPRHLRLVLLAHGAAVGTTAAVIGTPLGALAWFAVTPRFETAAGHRIGPLDLPWGQIAVTVLLTILAATVAAWRPAHSAARLPVTLALSARPPRPERARRSAVAAAVLVVLGVVALRLVQSNRPADGDALSVGDVALVVGGTLAIGFALLSIGPSAIRLLAAAAAGLPVVTRLAFRDLARHQARSSAALAAISVALAIPAAIVIGARVLESDPADSDELLALRTIATTAGALLALVILAVTVGLIRAEAAGDLRTLTAVGATRGIRRTLTSATAGGLALLGAVLGIGAAYTVILAGSSAEQLRELARVPIIDLTVIAVGVPLIATVLGWLLAGREPRSLVRVPLE